From the Argentina anserina chromosome 3, drPotAnse1.1, whole genome shotgun sequence genome, the window GGACAGACGTTTGTGAATTCTATGTTTTTGTGTTTAGTgattctttcttctttgtttttggTGGTTCGGCTGCTGTATCTTGGGGCTTTTCACTGTGCCCGTCTTATGAACTTATTTGTATATTCCTTTTTATGTAATAAAGGTCACTTACTGGATGCTGAATGTGCTGTTATGTGATCAGTTGTCATTCATTAAACacaagttatatatatagtttttttgTTCTGTCTTCATACCATTTATCCCCTTTTTACGACCCATTGTTTCTGACCAGGCGTGGGAATCCTTGGCAGGAAATTGCTAGAATTGGGTATATATTCTTCACATTTCTGTGCCGATGAACTGTTTATGTCCGATTTGTTTTATTTGGTGAAGAGATCTACATATGGCTTCCTTTTTGTCTGGCGATTCTTCTAATTTTGCTGTTAGCGAAAGTAGTTGCTATAGACAGACTGAGGATAAAGAGGAAGGAGGCTCTTGGTACTTTTCCAGGAaggaaattgaagaaaattccCCATCTAAAGTAGATGGTATAGATTTAAAGAAAGAGGCATATCTACGAAAGTCATACTGTACATTTCTACAAGATTTGGGGATGAGACTTAAAGTGTGAGTTCTAAGCCTTATAACTTGGGTTCTGTTTTACCTTTTAGCTTAAAAAGTGAAGATTGTTTGTTGGTTAAAGGTTATGTattttgtgaattttttttttagaataggTTATATTGAGATACAtgtaccatatatatataaacgtATGTCTAAAAATGAAATGGATTTTATGTGGACTGAAGATATATAAAGTTCTCCTAGCTGTTGTACATCATAAAACTAACTGATTGCCAAATATGGatgtttaaatattgaatatcCGTGCTATTGAATGAGTCTATTATGTTGTGTTTTGACTCTCAATTTTTTATGTGGTGGCTCACATTGTACCAACCAATTGGATCAATGATTCATTGTGTTGATGATCCTGAACATTTTGTGATACTATTGCAGACCCCAGGTAACAATTGCAACAGCCATAATTTTCTGTCATCGTTTCTACGTCTGCCAATCACATGCAAGAAATGATAGAAGGGTGAGGATTTCTGACCTAGAATGGCTTCAATCCATTAtgtgttcttcttgtgttagATATGTATCTGAGTTAGCTTTAGACTTGCTAGCTGAGGTGATAGGTTCTACATTATATTGGCTGGTTCTATGGCATCTATTTATTCTCTCTACCTTGTCAACGACGGTTGTATTATAATATTGTACTGTTCACGTTTTTCTTACGCAGTCTGATATTCATTTAGAGCCCTAATGTGTTTAATGAACAGATAGATAATAGGAAAACTGAGATAGACTGATGATTATATCTGGGCATGAAGCCACATTAGGAGTGGGATTACCATAATTAGATTTGACAGGAGCTCTCTTACTAATTGGTATATAGATATAAATCATATAATTTAAGTGATCCTGAGTGAATTTCTTATTGACTATATTCAACTTAAAATGTATGTAGACCATTGCAACAGTGTGTATGTTTCTCGCCGGTAAGGTTGAAGAAACTCCCCGGCCTCTGAAAGATGTTATCCTTGTCTCCTATGATATTATTCATAAGAAGGATCCTGCAGCAGCTCAAAGAATCAAGCAAAAGGTAGTTTATCTTACCTAATATTACTGTGTTCATCTAATTGGTTTCCTTATATTCTTCGTGGTGATTATGATCTTTgcacttttatttttcttctttatggTTCACCCCAATTTCCCAACTGCTTCATGTATGCTCTCTTCTTATACAACTTTTTAATGTCTAAactcttttaatttttagtTATCTTCTTTAGGTTGAgcacatctctctctctctctctcatgaaATTTACTGTTAAAATATCCTTAGATATCTGCCACTCTcatacgttttttttttaaatcatagTTTGTGTGATTGTGTCAAATATCTAGTATTTATGTTGGTATCTGTTTAGTCTTTTCACATATATGCAATAATGGTGCAGGAGGTATATGAACAGCAGAAGGAAATGATTTTAACTGGCGAGAGGGTTGTACTCGGAACTCTTGCTTTTGATTTTAATGTGCACCATCCTTATAAACCCTTGGTGGAGGCAATAAAGAAATTCAAAGTCGCTCAAAATGCCCTCGCTCAAGTTGCATGGAATTTTGTTAATGATGGGTAAGAGTTCTCTCGCTTCATGTCTGTTGCTTGCTCTTGgcctttcttcatttcttcttgaACTTGGAATGTGGCATGCAGACTTCGGACTTCTCTTTGCTTGCAATTTAAGCCCCATCATATTGCAGCTGGTGCCATTTTTCTTGCTGCCAAGTTCCTCAAAGTAAAGCTCCCATCAGATGGCGAGAAGGTCTGGTGGCAAGAGTTTGATGTCACCCCACGCCAATTGGAGGGTGGGTCTCCTTGATTTATTACAACATGTGATAATACAGAGCAATAGATAATGTCCTTTCCCATCCTCATTCTCATCTGATGAATTTTTTCATCATTCTACACTCCACTTTCGATcctaaaaatatgtttctGTAGTGAGATCATATGATTCCTAGGAATAACTAAAATGTTCTAACTACCAACCATGAGTAAGAGTTATAATGTCGCTTGCTCCATCAGTCACTCTCCTTCCATCTGTTCTCCCACCATTCGGTCCTGTGATCATGTCTTTAAAGTGTTACTTCAGCttcctttaaaaaaatatttggtaTTGGTTGCACTTgactatttatttataaattatttattatgtATGTTTTTGCAGAAGTTAGCAATCAAATGTTGGAACTATATGAACAAAATAGATTTCCATCTTCTGACGATGTTGAAAGCACTGTAGCAAGTTCTGCGAAGACTAAATCCAGGCTGGAGCAACAAGACCTGGGTCATGGATCATCTGTTAACTTGAATGAAGCATCAAGTAACAGTCATTTGCAGGGTGGAGGTACGAGATCTGGAACTACAAGGCCGACATCTAGGCCTGCATCAGAGCAGTCATATGTTGAGAATGATGGCCCTGCTAGAACCACTCAGAGTCAAAGTAATGACAACAGAAGTGCTGGATTGACAGGTGCTTTGGATCAAAATATGCAAGTAGAAGACCCTCAACACTCAAGAATTGGTGAAGCTCAAAATTTTTCAAGGTCTGTGTCTGAGGGACGTAGTGAAGAAGGTCAAGAAAGAGAGATTAATGACAGGAAGGGCGAAATAAGGGAAGGTGGGGACAAACAGTTTGGCCGAAATTTGGATAATACACATAGTGCTCTTGGTCGATCACCTCAGGAAGCTATTAAGAAACTGGACAAGGAAAAAGTAAGGGCAGCACTGGAGAAACGAAGGAAAGCCACTGCCGATGTGACCAGGAAAACAGATGTGCTGGATGAGGATGATCTGATTGAGAGGGAACTGGAAGATGGTATTGAACTGGCTGGTGGGAGTGAGAAAAACAAACGGGACAGAAAGCAAAGCTGGTTCAAGCCCTTACATAGACAAGAACATGAGAGCCTTCATCAGGGAAGACATCGAGAGGGTGTTGGAGATGGTGGACCACGTTTTAGTACTTTTGAAGAAGGTGAGCTATCAGCTTTTGAAGCTGGACATGGAATTCCTTCCCCCAAATCAAGCAGTCGCAAGAGAAAGGAAGGAAGCCCCCTAGAAATTGTTGGAGAAAAGAAACAGAGACATGATTACCGCCATAATCACTTAGACCATACTACTGAAAATAATAACCGGGTTGGCCGAGTTGGTCACAGTGAAAGGGATAACAAAAGAGCTTTACAGGAGAATCATGTCTGAGGTGGTGTGCTACataacttcaaaaaaaaaaaagaggtggTGTGCTACATTCCAGAGAGGACTAGACCCATGTATCATGATCTCTTTGCTGATGATTTTGGGTTACATTGCCCCTTCTTTCCCAGCTTCTGGAAATGTTCCTATCTATCAGTACCTCTCATTTTAGACTTCCAATTTCCCCCAGTACTGTGCTGCAGAGAGATCCCTAAATCCTAAGAGGCTTTATCTTCCTATATCGTCTATACATGTTTCAAATGTAACGCTGTACGATAGTTTTAAAATGATAATTTGAATCTTTAGTAGTTACTAGTTAAAATTGAGAAGAAACTCTTGATATTTCTAATCAATGAGCTGGGATCGGTCATTGTCAtcccttttttgttttgtcttTTCAATTTATCTCGCTTTCAGCAGCTGGTATAAACCATGGCAGAGTTTTGTTGCAGATGAAGTAATGAAATTGTGACCTACAGTTCTCCCTGTCTTCCCTTAATTTAGAGATGAGCTGGAGCAACCCCCTCCATGTTGCAATTTGTCTGTTTCATTTAGTAtgttccaaaagaaaaatgaagataattatgtcttcaattaaaatgaaccAAGTTGTAAATCGGTTTTATTATTTCATCCTCTGGGGTCACCAGTCAAAATGGACATCGATACAATATTGATTCAATTCATTACAGAGAGCAAGTcacagaaaacaaaattctGGTAAAAGTTCTGGGGTCAAAATTATACAATCACACTCTTCATCTCCTTCAAGAGAATTTCGCGTCTTTCACCTATGTTCTCTATCTTTCTTCCCCGCGCTACTCTTCTTATGAATTGGCTCATCTCTCTTGTCTCGTCTGTCTACATCAACAGATTTCTTCCTATCACGCTCCCCACGTCTCTTTTTGTAGaattcatcatcatctctGTCTCTTCGTCTCTCCTTGTGATTCTCTCCATCACTATCTGCACTCCTCTTCCTGTAATCTCCACCACGTCTTCTCTCTGGATAGGTGTCATCATCTGTAAATCTCTTGCCACTCCCCCGTTGGTCCACTTTATCATCTGTGTCTCTTTGTCTCACCGATTTTTCAGTTTCCCTTCCCCCTTCATGATACTCCCGATGACTTCTTCCACCATATCGACTTGATCTACTGTCTCGACTTGATTCCTCTTTGTATCCTCTACCTCTGACACTGTGCCGGTCCCTATCACTAGAGTGCTTATTTTCTTGATTTCGTCTTTGGTCCTCAGAACTCTGCCTATTCTTTTGGTTCTTAGCTTGGTCTTTTGGATCACTGCCttgatgtttttttctttgtcttgGACTTTCTGGAGTGTCTCCATCAAACACCATCTTGTAACTGCAACAATCATAATAACATCAGACACACTCTCTCCAATTGTTACCCCTATGGCAACAGCCAAAACTGAATGTCatgtaattttatttcattttagatCTAGGGCACACACAATGACTGAATGACATACCTAGAGTTGTTGCCTCCACCACGCTGTGCGTTATCATTCTttaatatgtacttattagGTTGCTGTTTATTGGCAGAATCACCAGTGCACTCCTTGGCAATGTGATCAAGTgaaccacatttgaagcaaccTTTCCCTACAACAAAGAATAGCAACGGTCATTTAAGATCTGTTGCATATGTATCTCAAGGCAGAAGAAAGCAAAAAATGGACAGAAAGGAACCAATCATACATCTTCAAACTCTATACCTTTGCCAGCTTCTTTGCGCCTGTATTGGGACCACAACCTTGCAACGCTCTGACTAAAATCAACATGAATTCTTCGGTCATCAATCAAAGCATTATCCATCTGTACCTCAATAATGTTGAAGAAAATATGAGATTAAGAATGGGCTTCAATATCAAAGAAATTTGTTCCTGGTTTACAGAATATTTATTCGGTCATCAATCAAAGCATTATCCATCTGTACCTCAATAATGTTGAAGAAAATATGAGATTAAGAATGGGCTTCAATATCAAAGAAATTTGTTCCTGGTTTACAGAATATTTATTCGGTCATCAATCAAAGCATTATCCATCTATACCTCAATAATGTTGAAGAAAATATGAGATTAAGAATGGGCTTCAATATCAAAGAAATTTGTTCCTGGTTTACAGAATATTTATTCGGTCATCAATCAAAgcattatacatttccatgaCAAAAatgttaaaataaaacaagaaattaaaactggGCTTTGGTACAGAATATCCACAGCAAGGACCCATGTTTTGCTGCAACCTATTTGTTTAAACATGAAAACAACTGAGCATCACTACAAATCCAACTTTATAATAATCTCCATAACAGTTGCTTCATGCTACGATATTAGTTCAGGTCACAAGTACCACAATTATCTTGCATGCACACATGGAATGACAGTTAGATTCAAGAAATAGGGAAAATGAATCTTTCATACCTTGAAATAAGCTTGCTCACATGCCTCCTTTGTTTCAAACTCTGGCAAAAAAAATGTCACGGTCATTAGCTTACACAATCTAGGACATAATTGAACGGCTACAACAAAGCAAAGACAACAAAACTACATTCTCAGGAACAGAATACAAGAGTGTATTCGGTACACGAAACAGAAAGTAAACACAGTAATATCTTGCATAAAGTTCACTCACCTATGAACGCATAGCATAAACTGTCTCCAGTCTTATAATCACGTATTATATCAGCCCTGCAATCATTTACATATCATAACATAAGCTGTTTCCAGTTCCTAATACCTATCCCAAAAGTTTAGTAATAAACATTACAACTTACGCTTGCACAGTTCCAAAGCGTGAGAAAATTGTGAACAAGTCCTCATCCTGAATCAATTGAATTACCGCTAAAATTAGGCAAAAGACCACATTGTCAGAATCAGAAAGAAAATCAAGACAAGGAGAGTTACATACTTCTGTGACTGGATTCAGCTTACAAACAAAAAGCACATTGTCTGGCGGCTTTATCTCAACATCAGGAATATCCCCTATCTGTTACACAAACATGGCAAAGAGTGGGAAAGGAAGATTAAGCAacatcaaattaaacaaattagataacATGTTAAATAACTTAATTTAGTAAACAGGTTATGTTAAAGGTGCTTACAGTCTCAAGTACAACTGCACTGGAATGCGCATCTTTGGCACGAAGACGCTCCTCAAGCTCTCCAGGAGCCAATTGTTCATCCATAGGCAC encodes:
- the LOC126786384 gene encoding peptidyl-prolyl cis-trans isomerase CYP59-like isoform X2 produces the protein MSVLIVTSLGDIVVDLYTDRCPLTAKNFLKLCKIKYYNGCLFHTVQKDFTAQTGDPTGTGSGGDSIYKFLYGDQARFFGDEIHLDLKHAKTGTIAMASAGENLNASQFYLTLRDDLDYLDGKHTVFGEIAEGLETLTRINEAYVDGSNRPYKNIRIKHTYILDDPFDDPPQLSELIPGASPEGKPKDEVDDNVRLEDDWVPMDEQLAPGELEERLRAKDAHSSAVVLETIGDIPDVEIKPPDNVLFVSVIQLIQDEDLFTIFSRFGTVQAADIIRDYKTGDSLCYAFIEFETKEACEQAYFKMDNALIDDRRIHVDFSQSVARLWSQYRRKEAGKGKGCFKCGSLDHIAKECTGDSANKQQPNKYILKNDNAQRGGGNNSSYKMVFDGDTPESPRQRKKHQGSDPKDQAKNQKNRQSSEDQRRNQENKHSSDRDRHSVRGRGYKEESSRDSRSSRYGGRSHREYHEGGRETEKSVRQRDTDDKVDQRGSGKRFTDDDTYPERRRGGDYRKRSADSDGENHKERRRDRDDDEFYKKRRGERDRKKSVDVDRRDKRDEPIHKKSSAGKKDREHR
- the LOC126786384 gene encoding peptidyl-prolyl cis-trans isomerase CYP59-like isoform X1, with amino-acid sequence MSVLIVTSLGDIVVDLYTDRCPLTAKNFLKLCKIKYYNGCLFHTVQKDFTAQTGDPTGTGSGGDSIYKFLYGDQARFFGDEIHLDLKHAKTGTIAMASAGENLNASQFYLTLRDDLDYLDGKHTVFGEIAEGLETLTRINEAYVDGSNRPYKNIRIKHTYILDDPFDDPPQLSELIPGASPEGKPKDEVDDNVRLEDDWVPMDEQLAPGELEERLRAKDAHSSAVVLETIGDIPDVEIKPPDNVLFVCKLNPVTEDEDLFTIFSRFGTVQAADIIRDYKTGDSLCYAFIEFETKEACEQAYFKMDNALIDDRRIHVDFSQSVARLWSQYRRKEAGKGKGCFKCGSLDHIAKECTGDSANKQQPNKYILKNDNAQRGGGNNSSYKMVFDGDTPESPRQRKKHQGSDPKDQAKNQKNRQSSEDQRRNQENKHSSDRDRHSVRGRGYKEESSRDSRSSRYGGRSHREYHEGGRETEKSVRQRDTDDKVDQRGSGKRFTDDDTYPERRRGGDYRKRSADSDGENHKERRRDRDDDEFYKKRRGERDRKKSVDVDRRDKRDEPIHKKSSAGKKDREHR
- the LOC126789266 gene encoding cyclin-T1-5-like isoform X2, which encodes MFLAGKVEETPRPLKDVILVSYDIIHKKDPAAAQRIKQKEVYEQQKEMILTGERVVLGTLAFDFNVHHPYKPLVEAIKKFKVAQNALAQVAWNFVNDGLRTSLCLQFKPHHIAAGAIFLAAKFLKVKLPSDGEKVWWQEFDVTPRQLEEVSNQMLELYEQNRFPSSDDVESTVASSAKTKSRLEQQDLGHGSSVNLNEASSNSHLQGGGTRSGTTRPTSRPASEQSYVENDGPARTTQSQSNDNRSAGLTGALDQNMQVEDPQHSRIGEAQNFSRSVSEGRSEEGQEREINDRKGEIREGGDKQFGRNLDNTHSALGRSPQEAIKKLDKEKVRAALEKRRKATADVTRKTDVLDEDDLIERELEDGIELAGGSEKNKRDRKQSWFKPLHRQEHESLHQGRHREGVGDGGPRFSTFEEGELSAFEAGHGIPSPKSSSRKRKEGSPLEIVGEKKQRHDYRHNHLDHTTENNNRVGRVGHSERDNKRALQENHV
- the LOC126786384 gene encoding peptidyl-prolyl cis-trans isomerase CYP59-like isoform X3, translating into MSVLIVTSLGDIVVDLYTDRCPLTAKNFLKLCKIKYYNGCLFHTVQKDFTAQTGDPTGTGSGGDSIYKFLYGDQARFFGDEIHLDLKHAKTGTIAMASAGENLNASQFYLTLRDDLDYLDGKHTVFGEIAEGLETLTRINEAYVDGSNRPYKNIRIKHTYILDDPFDDPPQLSELIPGASPEGKPKDEVDDNVRLEDDWVPMDEQLAPGELEERLRAKDAHSSAVVLETIGDIPDVEIKPPDNVLFVLIQLIQDEDLFTIFSRFGTVQAADIIRDYKTGDSLCYAFIEFETKEACEQAYFKMDNALIDDRRIHVDFSQSVARLWSQYRRKEAGKGKGCFKCGSLDHIAKECTGDSANKQQPNKYILKNDNAQRGGGNNSSYKMVFDGDTPESPRQRKKHQGSDPKDQAKNQKNRQSSEDQRRNQENKHSSDRDRHSVRGRGYKEESSRDSRSSRYGGRSHREYHEGGRETEKSVRQRDTDDKVDQRGSGKRFTDDDTYPERRRGGDYRKRSADSDGENHKERRRDRDDDEFYKKRRGERDRKKSVDVDRRDKRDEPIHKKSSAGKKDREHR
- the LOC126789266 gene encoding cyclin-T1-3-like isoform X1; the encoded protein is MASFLSGDSSNFAVSESSCYRQTEDKEEGGSWYFSRKEIEENSPSKVDGIDLKKEAYLRKSYCTFLQDLGMRLKVPQVTIATAIIFCHRFYVCQSHARNDRRTIATVCMFLAGKVEETPRPLKDVILVSYDIIHKKDPAAAQRIKQKEVYEQQKEMILTGERVVLGTLAFDFNVHHPYKPLVEAIKKFKVAQNALAQVAWNFVNDGLRTSLCLQFKPHHIAAGAIFLAAKFLKVKLPSDGEKVWWQEFDVTPRQLEEVSNQMLELYEQNRFPSSDDVESTVASSAKTKSRLEQQDLGHGSSVNLNEASSNSHLQGGGTRSGTTRPTSRPASEQSYVENDGPARTTQSQSNDNRSAGLTGALDQNMQVEDPQHSRIGEAQNFSRSVSEGRSEEGQEREINDRKGEIREGGDKQFGRNLDNTHSALGRSPQEAIKKLDKEKVRAALEKRRKATADVTRKTDVLDEDDLIERELEDGIELAGGSEKNKRDRKQSWFKPLHRQEHESLHQGRHREGVGDGGPRFSTFEEGELSAFEAGHGIPSPKSSSRKRKEGSPLEIVGEKKQRHDYRHNHLDHTTENNNRVGRVGHSERDNKRALQENHV